A region of Vitis riparia cultivar Riparia Gloire de Montpellier isolate 1030 chromosome 1, EGFV_Vit.rip_1.0, whole genome shotgun sequence DNA encodes the following proteins:
- the LOC117930314 gene encoding uncharacterized protein LOC117930314 isoform X1: MVERFFSGEITDTAGEDAGNFMLLSGPPSCGKTSLLFQFAFNAALEGHSGNRDVVFICTRRRLESKPPYLSQGVDPSSDMFQRIQMKYVEDDEAIKKYFAAFHLHHKFPVAVIIDDFGDFFDERTCQERYNSPRGRDLAMVRTLALCRSAILHANKTAPCKVLLSDTHHGDSPRLLFIYKRWIPSIFTIKGDGSGSFLLTNGINSGSGSSGRRRTAKYSIALQYLFLEDVTEDDAT; the protein is encoded by the exons ATGGTGGAAAGGTTCTTCTCCGGCGAGATAACTGACACCGCTGGCGAAGATGCCGGCAATTTTATGCTTCTCTCCGGTCCTCCTTCCTG TGGAAAAACCTCCTTGCTGTTCCAATTCGCTTTCAACGCTGCACTAGAGGGCCACAGTGGAAATCGTGATGTGGTGTTCATATGCACCCGGCGCAGGTTAGAGAGTAAACCCCCTTACCTCTCTCAG GGTGTGGATCCTTCTTCCGATATGTTTCAGCGTATACAAATGAA GTATGTGGAAGATGATGAGGCAATAAAGAAGTATTTTGCTGCATTTCACCTGCATCACAAATTTCCAGTTGCAGTTATCATTGATGATTTTGGTGATTTCTTTGATGAAAG AACCTGCCAAGAGAGATACAACAGTCCTCGGGGAAGAGATTTGGCAATGGTTCGGACACTAGCCCTTTGTCGCAGTGCCATTCTTCATGCCAA CAAAACCGCGCCTTGCAAGGTCCTGCTGTCTGATACACACCATGGAGACTCCCCGAGGTTGTTATTCATCTACAAGAGATGGATTCCATCTATCTTTACGATTAAAG GGGATGGCTCTGGATCATTTCTTCTCACGAATGGCATCAATTCAGGAAGTGGCAGCTCAGGGAGGAGGAGAACCGCAAAGTACTCCATAGCTCTTCAGTATCTGTTTCTTGAGGATGTCACTGAAGACGATGCTACATAA
- the LOC117930314 gene encoding uncharacterized protein LOC117930314 isoform X2: protein MVERFFSGEITDTAGEDAGNFMLLSGPPSCGKTSLLFQFAFNAALEGHSGNRDVVFICTRRRLESKPPYLSQGVDPSSDMFQRIQMKYVEDDEAIKKYFAAFHLHHKFPVAVIIDDFGDFFDERTCQERYNSPRGRDLAMVRTLALCRSAILHAKDY from the exons ATGGTGGAAAGGTTCTTCTCCGGCGAGATAACTGACACCGCTGGCGAAGATGCCGGCAATTTTATGCTTCTCTCCGGTCCTCCTTCCTG TGGAAAAACCTCCTTGCTGTTCCAATTCGCTTTCAACGCTGCACTAGAGGGCCACAGTGGAAATCGTGATGTGGTGTTCATATGCACCCGGCGCAGGTTAGAGAGTAAACCCCCTTACCTCTCTCAG GGTGTGGATCCTTCTTCCGATATGTTTCAGCGTATACAAATGAA GTATGTGGAAGATGATGAGGCAATAAAGAAGTATTTTGCTGCATTTCACCTGCATCACAAATTTCCAGTTGCAGTTATCATTGATGATTTTGGTGATTTCTTTGATGAAAG AACCTGCCAAGAGAGATACAACAGTCCTCGGGGAAGAGATTTGGCAATGGTTCGGACACTAGCCCTTTGTCGCAGTGCCATTCTTCATGCCAA GGACTACTGA
- the LOC117930433 gene encoding light-regulated protein, chloroplastic-like encodes MQAALCFPPSTLPLLTPTKPFSPPKNPISKLQTSPFPPLRATSKLQETPSTVDYSSTTSVFPAEACEVVGGEACDAEMYPEVKLKAEAGNPPARSATEGVDREYLEYNSPKTVFPGEACDDLGGEFCEPEYQEGVFQEK; translated from the exons ATGCAGGCAGCTTTGTGCTTCCCACCATCTACTCTCCCCCTCCTCACCCCCACCAAACCCTTCTCCCCACCCAAAAACCCCATTTCTAAGCTACAAACCTCCCCATTTCCACCCTTAAGAGCAACCTCCAAGCTCCAGGAAACCCCTTCAACAGTTGATTACAGCTCCACAACCTC TGTCTTCCCAGCAGAGGCTTGTGAGGTGGTTGGAGGGGAAGCTTGTGATGCTGAAATGTATCCAGAAGTGAAGCTCAAAGCCGAGGCCGGAAACCCCCCGGCCAGGTCGGCCACAGAGGGTGTGGACAGAGAATATTTGGAGTATAACAGTCCCAAAAC GGTTTTCCCAGGAGAGGCCTGTGATGATCTTGGAGGAGAATTCTGCGAACCCGAGTACCAGGAAGGAGTTTTCCAGGAGAAATag
- the LOC117934005 gene encoding inactive leucine-rich repeat receptor-like protein kinase CORYNE, with protein MEKTSREAFSLLFLLIFIHFYNVKCQENIINRVSTDSSPSPSREAEFKSGLKKIILSIVFGVLTGLLSAALCAGIVHCVVRYMNRTPILKGPVVFSPKIAPKTVQSALDSENQLLGSSPNGKYYKTALDNGLIIAVKRLEPFETGSPETQSKSVKRRIQQELEMLANLRHRNLMSLRAYVRDSDRFSLVYDYVPTGSLEDAMNRVRENQLQLSWEVRLRIAVGVIKGLQYLHFNCVPRILHYNLKPTNVMLDAEFEPRLADCGLAKLMPNLDRAASGYSAPECFQNCRYTEKSDVFSFGVILGVLLTGRDPMDPFFSEAAGGGSLGRWLRHLQQAGEAREALDKSILGEEVEEDEMLMAVRIAVVCLSDLPADRPSSDELVPMLTQLHSF; from the exons ATGGAGAAGACGAGCAGAGAAGCCTTTTCCCTGCTTTTCCTGCTCATCTTCATCCATTTCTACAACGTAAAATGCCAAGAAAACATTATCAACCGCGTCTCCACTGATTCTTCTCCATCTCCATCTAGAGAAGCAGAATTCAAAAGTGGTCTCAAGAAGATAATCCTCAGCATAGTATTCGGGGTTTTAACCGGTTTGCTCTCCGCCGCCTTGTGCGCCGGCATAGTCCACTGCGTCGTCCGCTACATGAACCGAACCCCAATTCTCAAAGGCCCAGTTGTATTCTCCCCCAAAATCGCCCCCAAAACGGTCCAATCCGCGCTTGACAGTGAGAATCAGCTTCTAGGATCAAGCCCCAATGGAAAATACTACAAAACCGCTCTCGATAATGGACTCATAATCGCAGTCAAGAGGCTTGAACCCTTTGAGACTGGCTCACCAGAAACCCAAAGTAAATCCGTGAAGAGAAGAATTCAGCAGGAACTAGAAATGCTAGCCAACTTGAGACATAGAAATTTGATGAGTTTGCGGGCTTATGTCCGCGATTCCGATAGGTTTTCACTGGTCTATGACTATGTCCCCACTGGGAGTCTTGAGGACGCCATGAATAGAGTTAGGGAGAATCAGCTGCAGCTTAGTTGGGAGGTTCGGCTTAGGATTGCAGTTGGGGTGATCAAGGGTCTTCAGTATCTTCATTTCAACTGCGTTCCTAGAATTTTACACTATAATCTGAAGCCAACCAATGTAATGTTGGATGCAGAGTTTGAGCCTAGATTGGCAGATTGCGGGCTGGCTAAGCTCATGCCTAATTTGGATAGAGCTGCGTCGGGGTATAGCGCTCCAGAGTGTTTCCAGAATTGCAG GTATACTGAGAAGAGCGACGTGTTCAGCTTTGGGGTCATACTGGGGGTTCTGCTAACTGGTAGAGACCCCATGGATCCATTCTTTAGTGAAGCAGCAGGTGGGGGGAGTTTGGGACGGTGGCTTCGCCATTTGCAGCAAGCAGGAGAGGCAAGAGAGGCATTGGATAAGAGCATCCTTGGGGAAGAAGTAGAGGAAGATGAGATGCTGATGGCAGTGAGAATTGCTGTTGTTTGCCTATCTGATTTGCCTGCAGATCGGCCTTCCAGCGATGAGCTCGTCCCAATGCTCACCCAACTGCACAGCTTTTGA